A genomic region of Pseudomonas abietaniphila contains the following coding sequences:
- a CDS encoding uroporphyrinogen-III synthase, whose protein sequence is MRGWRLLLTRPAEESQALAQVLADEGVFSTSLPLLEIEPLPVSEENRSIIYNLAAYCAVIVVSKPAARLGLEMVDEVWPQPPMQDWFTVGAATAQILDDYGLRVFFPEQGDDSEALLDLAQLQKAISGYDPKVLIMRGEDGRELLAERLRERGVTVDYLPLYRRHRPIYPAFALPQRVEAERLNGLVVSSGQGFQHLRELAGDAWPDLARLPLFVPSPRVAELARNAGALTVVDCRGASASALLAALREHPEPASQA, encoded by the coding sequence GTGAGGGGTTGGCGTTTGCTGCTGACGCGCCCGGCTGAAGAGTCGCAAGCGCTCGCGCAGGTGCTGGCAGATGAAGGTGTGTTCAGCACCAGCCTGCCGCTGCTGGAGATCGAGCCGCTGCCGGTCTCTGAAGAAAATCGGTCGATCATTTACAACCTCGCGGCCTATTGCGCCGTTATTGTCGTCAGCAAGCCCGCTGCACGGTTGGGCCTGGAAATGGTCGACGAGGTCTGGCCGCAACCGCCGATGCAGGACTGGTTTACCGTCGGGGCAGCCACTGCGCAGATTCTCGATGACTATGGCCTGCGTGTATTTTTCCCCGAGCAGGGCGACGACAGTGAAGCATTGCTCGACCTTGCGCAGCTTCAGAAAGCCATTTCCGGTTACGACCCTAAAGTGCTGATCATGCGCGGCGAAGACGGTCGCGAATTGTTGGCTGAGCGCTTGCGCGAACGGGGTGTTACTGTCGATTATCTGCCGTTGTACCGCCGTCATCGGCCGATTTATCCCGCTTTCGCCCTGCCGCAGCGGGTCGAGGCGGAACGCTTGAACGGGCTGGTGGTCAGCAGTGGACAGGGTTTTCAACATCTGCGCGAACTGGCGGGCGATGCCTGGCCTGATCTTGCGCGGTTGCCTTTATTCGTACCGAGCCCTCGGGTCGCTGAACTGGCGCGCAACGCCGGGGCTTTGACTGTAGTGGACTGCCGTGGCGCCAGTGCTTCGGCCTTGCTGGCAGCGTTGCGGGAACACCCCGAGCCTGCTTCCCAGGCGTAA
- a CDS encoding uroporphyrinogen-III C-methyltransferase: protein MSETVLPKDDVEPVLAKPQPLPDPAQKEPSSRRGGNGLAILALLLGAAGVAVGGWSVWQLRAIQSGHQQQSGQLEDVASQTRSLQQSEQQLAARLAQLPPAQELEDRRRLVTQLQGDQQRLSQRVETVLGASRKDWRLAEAEHLLRLASLRLSALQDINSAQALVQGADEILREQDDPGAFAAREQLAKSLAALQSVDQPDRTGLFLQLAALRDQAAQLNALAPEYKDKGESLFGLTDGTGDSYWATWWDKISQYIRIDFHADKNIRPLLAGQSLTQVRLALSLALEQAQWAALNGESEVYAKAVTEARSVLDANFNKDNPQSKMLGERLDELAKKPVSVVTPDLAPSLSAVQAYLEQRHTPVGGALDKQADGAQPGSQP from the coding sequence GTGAGCGAAACAGTCTTGCCAAAAGATGACGTTGAACCGGTACTGGCGAAACCTCAGCCCCTGCCGGATCCAGCGCAAAAAGAACCTTCCAGCCGTCGCGGCGGTAATGGTCTGGCCATCCTGGCACTGTTGCTGGGCGCTGCCGGCGTAGCGGTCGGTGGCTGGAGCGTGTGGCAGTTGCGGGCGATCCAGTCTGGCCATCAGCAACAGTCCGGCCAGCTGGAAGACGTCGCTTCCCAGACCCGGAGCCTGCAACAGAGCGAGCAGCAACTGGCGGCTCGGCTGGCGCAACTGCCCCCCGCTCAAGAGCTGGAAGATCGCCGTCGACTGGTCACTCAGCTGCAAGGTGATCAGCAGCGTTTGAGTCAGCGTGTGGAAACCGTTCTGGGTGCCAGCCGTAAGGACTGGCGCCTGGCCGAGGCTGAGCACCTGCTGCGTCTGGCGAGCCTGCGATTGTCCGCGCTGCAAGACATTAACAGCGCGCAGGCGCTGGTTCAGGGCGCCGACGAGATCCTCCGCGAGCAGGACGATCCGGGTGCATTCGCCGCACGCGAGCAGTTGGCCAAGAGTCTGGCGGCGCTGCAAAGCGTTGACCAACCTGACCGGACCGGGCTGTTCCTGCAGCTGGCCGCCCTGCGCGATCAGGCCGCTCAGCTGAATGCGCTGGCGCCGGAATACAAGGACAAGGGTGAATCCCTGTTCGGCCTGACCGACGGCACTGGGGACAGTTACTGGGCGACCTGGTGGGACAAGATTTCCCAATACATCCGTATCGATTTCCATGCTGACAAGAACATTCGGCCGCTGTTGGCCGGGCAGAGTCTGACTCAGGTGCGGCTGGCGCTGAGCCTGGCGCTTGAACAGGCACAATGGGCTGCGCTCAACGGCGAGTCCGAGGTTTATGCCAAGGCGGTGACCGAGGCGCGAAGCGTGCTGGATGCCAATTTCAACAAGGACAATCCGCAGAGCAAAATGCTGGGTGAGCGTCTGGACGAACTGGCGAAGAAGCCCGTGTCGGTGGTGACCCCGGACCTGGCGCCAAGTCTGAGCGCGGTGCAGGCTTATCTCGAGCAACGACACACGCCGGTGGGCGGGGCGCTGGACAAACAGGCTGACGGGGCGCAGCCCGGGAGTCAGCCATGA
- a CDS encoding heme biosynthesis HemY N-terminal domain-containing protein, giving the protein MKRAYVIVFFVIVVAALVGLAISRHAGYVLIAYDGFRYESSLWAALALLVALVVLVWLVRGLVRLLTTSGGVVNPWSRRNRSRRVQVAIEQGQMDLAEGRWASAQRHLHRAAEAEPQPLLYYLGAARAANEQGRYEESDNLLERALERQPHAELAIALNHAQLQLDRGDSEGALTTLQAMQERHPHNPQVLRQLQRLYRQRGEWSELIRLMPELRKDKVLPAQELAELEKRAWGENLSLAAYRGVEGESAPAGLPALEKAWQQLTSAQRQEPALILAYAEQLRRHGADVQAEEVLRTAMKREYNAHLARLYGLVRGSDSGKQLQTAEGWLKNHPDDPGLLLTLGRLCLQSSLWGKARDYLEASLRLQRNPEACAELARLLGQLGETDRSNQLFQEGLGLLDERLLARPLPALARA; this is encoded by the coding sequence ATGAAGCGCGCCTATGTGATTGTCTTCTTCGTGATCGTCGTCGCGGCGCTCGTGGGCCTCGCCATTTCACGGCATGCCGGATACGTGCTGATCGCCTATGACGGCTTCCGTTACGAATCCAGTCTCTGGGCCGCGTTAGCGCTGCTGGTCGCGCTCGTAGTGTTGGTCTGGCTCGTTCGCGGTCTGGTGAGGCTGCTGACGACGTCAGGCGGTGTGGTGAATCCGTGGTCGCGTCGCAACCGCAGTCGTCGCGTTCAGGTGGCGATCGAACAGGGTCAGATGGACCTTGCAGAAGGCCGCTGGGCGAGTGCTCAACGTCATCTGCATCGCGCTGCCGAAGCGGAGCCTCAACCGCTGCTCTATTACCTCGGCGCCGCACGTGCGGCCAATGAGCAGGGTCGTTACGAAGAAAGCGATAATTTGCTGGAGCGCGCGCTTGAACGACAGCCTCATGCAGAGCTGGCCATCGCGCTGAACCACGCGCAGTTGCAACTTGACCGTGGCGACAGCGAGGGTGCGTTGACGACCTTGCAGGCCATGCAGGAGCGTCATCCGCACAACCCTCAGGTGCTGCGTCAGTTGCAGCGCCTCTACCGTCAGCGTGGCGAATGGTCCGAGCTGATTCGCCTGATGCCCGAGCTGCGCAAGGACAAGGTCCTGCCCGCCCAGGAACTGGCGGAACTCGAAAAGCGGGCGTGGGGGGAGAACCTGTCACTCGCGGCCTATCGAGGCGTGGAGGGCGAGAGCGCCCCGGCGGGCTTGCCTGCGCTTGAAAAAGCCTGGCAGCAGCTGACATCGGCGCAGCGTCAAGAACCCGCGTTGATCCTGGCGTATGCCGAGCAGTTGCGTCGGCACGGCGCCGATGTCCAGGCGGAAGAGGTCCTTCGCACGGCAATGAAGCGTGAGTACAACGCGCATCTGGCGCGTCTGTACGGTCTGGTGCGGGGCAGCGATTCCGGTAAACAGCTGCAGACCGCTGAAGGCTGGCTGAAAAATCACCCTGACGATCCGGGCTTGCTGTTGACCCTCGGCCGTCTCTGCCTGCAGAGCAGTTTGTGGGGCAAGGCCCGTGATTATCTGGAAGCGAGTCTGCGTTTGCAGCGCAACCCGGAAGCGTGCGCCGAGCTGGCGCGTTTGCTGGGGCAGCTGGGTGAAACCGACCGCAGCAACCAGCTTTTTCAGGAAGGATTGGGCTTGCTCGATGAGCGTTTATTGGCTCGCCCGCTTCCGGCGTTGGCGCGTGCATGA
- a CDS encoding disulfide bond formation protein B, whose amino-acid sequence MHLARTRSLFFLAFFACVSIVGAAMYLERVVVFAPCPLCLVQRVLFGLFAAVSLVAATHSPQRRGWRLYSAALVVVSLAGVATAARQVWLQASPPEDIASCLGNLQTMLDTMPFLTVIGEILAGHADCSEITWSLFGISIPEWSLLAFTGLSLFALYYLIIEFRRSGSMDIGALD is encoded by the coding sequence ATGCATCTGGCCCGCACGCGCTCCTTGTTTTTTCTGGCGTTTTTCGCCTGCGTATCGATTGTGGGAGCTGCCATGTATCTAGAGCGCGTGGTCGTCTTTGCGCCATGCCCGTTATGCCTGGTGCAGCGCGTTCTTTTCGGGTTGTTTGCCGCTGTCTCCCTGGTGGCTGCGACGCACTCTCCACAGCGCAGGGGCTGGCGTCTCTATTCCGCCGCGCTGGTGGTGGTCTCGCTGGCTGGCGTGGCAACAGCGGCGCGGCAGGTATGGTTACAGGCGTCGCCGCCTGAAGACATCGCCTCGTGTCTGGGGAATCTGCAGACCATGCTCGACACCATGCCCTTCCTGACCGTCATTGGTGAGATTCTGGCTGGCCACGCTGACTGCTCCGAAATCACCTGGTCACTCTTCGGCATCAGCATTCCAGAGTGGAGTCTGCTGGCGTTCACTGGCCTGAGCCTGTTCGCGTTGTACTACCTGATCATCGAATTTCGTCGATCCGGATCAATGGATATCGGGGCGCTGGATTAA
- the rsd gene encoding sigma D regulator has translation MLESCQNAQERWGGVHKLIDRWLLERNELIKAYDDLGAAPDALSATRKPLQEFCGTLVDYVSAGHFEIYEQLTGEAKAFNDQRGLELADTIYPRIDVITEKLLAFNDLCDEGKCVAEKFKELGGLLHERFELEDCLIEVLHNAHKEQDAVQA, from the coding sequence ATGCTGGAAAGTTGTCAGAACGCTCAGGAACGCTGGGGTGGGGTTCACAAGCTGATTGATCGTTGGCTGCTGGAGCGCAACGAGCTGATCAAGGCTTACGATGATCTGGGCGCGGCGCCGGACGCCTTGTCCGCAACCCGCAAGCCGTTGCAGGAATTCTGCGGCACCTTGGTCGACTACGTGTCGGCAGGTCATTTCGAAATCTACGAGCAGCTTACCGGCGAGGCGAAAGCCTTCAACGACCAGCGCGGTCTTGAACTTGCCGACACGATCTATCCGCGTATCGATGTCATCACTGAAAAGCTGTTGGCGTTCAACGATCTCTGCGATGAAGGAAAATGTGTCGCCGAGAAATTCAAGGAGCTGGGCGGATTGCTGCACGAGCGCTTCGAACTCGAAGACTGCCTGATCGAAGTGCTGCACAACGCGCACAAGGAACAGGATGCAGTTCAGGCCTGA
- a CDS encoding FKBP-type peptidyl-prolyl cis-trans isomerase yields the protein MSRYLLMSLFLLVPLAHAADAPPSDNAHDLSYSLGASLGERLRQEAPDLQLPALIEGLQQAYQNKPLAIKQERMEQILSDHDAALAQAENSGQSEPQTEAALKEERRFMDAEKAKPGVRQLADGILMTELTPGTGPKPDINGRVQVKYVGRLPDGTIFDQSQQPQWFRLDSVIAGWTTALVDMPVGAKWRLVIPSAQAYGAEGAGDLIDPYTPLVFEIELIAVSQ from the coding sequence ATGTCGCGCTACTTGTTAATGTCGTTGTTCCTCTTGGTACCCCTTGCTCACGCGGCCGACGCTCCACCTTCCGACAACGCACATGACCTGTCGTACAGCCTGGGGGCAAGCCTGGGCGAGCGCTTGCGCCAGGAGGCTCCGGACCTGCAATTGCCGGCATTGATCGAAGGCTTGCAGCAGGCTTATCAAAACAAGCCGCTGGCGATAAAGCAGGAGCGCATGGAGCAGATCCTCAGTGATCATGACGCCGCCCTGGCCCAGGCCGAAAACTCCGGTCAGTCCGAACCGCAGACCGAAGCCGCGCTGAAGGAAGAGCGCCGCTTCATGGACGCTGAAAAAGCCAAACCCGGTGTGCGCCAACTCGCCGACGGCATCCTGATGACCGAGCTGACCCCAGGCACCGGCCCCAAGCCAGACATCAACGGTCGCGTCCAGGTGAAATACGTCGGACGTCTGCCTGACGGCACGATCTTCGATCAGAGCCAGCAGCCTCAGTGGTTTCGTCTGGACAGCGTGATCGCAGGCTGGACCACCGCGCTGGTCGACATGCCCGTCGGCGCGAAATGGAGACTGGTCATTCCGTCGGCCCAGGCGTATGGCGCCGAAGGCGCGGGCGACCTGATCGACCCGTACACGCCACTGGTGTTCGAGATCGAGCTGATTGCCGTATCGCAGTAG
- a CDS encoding AlgP family protein, with the protein MSATKKPVNTPLHLLQQLSSSLLEHLEDACSQALADAEKLLAKLEKQRGRAQEKLHKSRTKLQDAATAGKAKAQAKAKSSVGELETLLDALKDRQTETRTYILNLKRDAQESLKLAQGVGRVKEAVGKALSDRAAKAKATTKPVAKAVAAKTPAKAPVKAAAKPAAKAPAKTAAAKPAAKPAAKAPVKATAAKTAAAKPAAAKAPVAAKTAAKPAAKAASKPAAKPAAKAPVAAKAPAKTAAAKPAAAKPAAKPAAKAPAAKPAASAAAKSAPAKAPAKPAAAKPAAKAATAAAKPAAKPAAAKPATAKPAAAKPAAKPATKPAAKPATPAAATAAKPATPAPAASTSTTTPVAPVTPAAAPVTGSTSNSAT; encoded by the coding sequence ATGTCGGCCACCAAGAAGCCAGTAAACACTCCGTTGCATTTGCTCCAACAACTCTCGAGCAGCTTGCTCGAACATCTTGAAGATGCCTGCTCTCAAGCGCTGGCCGATGCCGAAAAGCTGCTCGCCAAGCTTGAAAAACAACGCGGTAGAGCTCAGGAAAAACTGCACAAGTCCCGCACCAAGCTCCAGGACGCCGCCACTGCCGGTAAAGCCAAGGCACAAGCCAAAGCCAAAAGCAGCGTGGGCGAACTCGAAACGCTGCTCGATGCGCTGAAAGATCGTCAGACCGAAACCCGCACTTACATCCTCAACCTTAAGCGCGATGCTCAGGAAAGCCTGAAGCTGGCGCAAGGTGTGGGTCGTGTGAAAGAAGCCGTGGGTAAGGCGCTGAGCGATCGCGCAGCCAAAGCCAAGGCGACGACAAAACCTGTTGCCAAAGCGGTTGCTGCCAAGACCCCTGCGAAAGCACCTGTCAAAGCCGCTGCCAAGCCAGCGGCTAAAGCACCTGCTAAAACCGCAGCAGCAAAACCTGCAGCCAAGCCAGCGGCCAAAGCACCGGTTAAAGCCACAGCTGCCAAGACCGCAGCCGCCAAACCCGCTGCCGCCAAGGCACCTGTCGCTGCTAAAACAGCCGCTAAACCTGCTGCCAAAGCTGCGAGCAAACCTGCCGCCAAGCCTGCCGCCAAGGCACCGGTTGCTGCCAAGGCTCCAGCGAAAACTGCCGCTGCAAAACCCGCAGCTGCCAAGCCTGCCGCCAAACCAGCCGCTAAAGCACCCGCGGCCAAACCCGCGGCAAGCGCTGCTGCCAAATCTGCTCCTGCCAAGGCCCCGGCGAAACCTGCTGCCGCCAAACCGGCTGCCAAAGCAGCAACCGCTGCAGCGAAACCTGCGGCCAAGCCCGCTGCAGCGAAGCCTGCGACTGCCAAGCCTGCCGCTGCAAAGCCAGCCGCCAAGCCTGCGACAAAACCTGCAGCCAAGCCGGCCACTCCGGCAGCTGCTACTGCTGCCAAGCCAGCGACGCCTGCTCCGGCAGCCTCGACTTCGACCACCACTCCCGTTGCGCCGGTTACGCCAGCCGCCGCTCCAGTGACCGGCTCGACCTCGAACAGCGCTACCTAA
- a CDS encoding TIGR02444 family protein, translating into MPSDLWSFTLDFYARPGVEQACLTLQAHGGNVCALLCGVWLDQLGVPLNPQRAEEIRQLATPWHDQVVGPLRALRTQWKAATTTDVELGALRDRLKGLELDAERELLVRLQRLTQDWPEQAAHTPGAWLEALAGDAANKAPDALHIVRRAGEDLA; encoded by the coding sequence ATGCCTTCGGACCTATGGAGTTTCACGCTAGATTTTTACGCGCGCCCGGGGGTTGAGCAGGCGTGCCTCACCCTGCAAGCCCACGGCGGCAATGTCTGCGCGCTGCTGTGCGGGGTCTGGCTGGATCAGTTGGGCGTTCCATTAAACCCGCAAAGGGCGGAGGAAATCAGACAATTGGCGACCCCGTGGCACGATCAGGTGGTCGGGCCGTTGAGAGCGTTGCGCACACAATGGAAAGCTGCAACGACGACCGACGTCGAACTTGGTGCCTTGCGTGACCGGCTGAAGGGGCTGGAACTGGATGCAGAGCGTGAGCTGCTGGTGAGGTTGCAACGCTTGACTCAGGACTGGCCTGAGCAAGCTGCGCACACGCCTGGCGCGTGGCTGGAAGCGCTCGCAGGCGATGCCGCCAACAAAGCCCCCGACGCGCTGCACATCGTGCGGCGCGCCGGGGAAGACCTTGCTTAG
- a CDS encoding ATP-binding cassette domain-containing protein, translated as MIRLQSLTLQRGPQRLLEDAELTLHAGQKAGLIGANGAGKSSLFALLRGELSPDNGDCSLPADWRIAHMRQEVDTLDRLAVDYVLDGDLRLRQVQRDLGAAEAAHDGAAQARLHSELDSADGYTADARARKLLAGLGFTNEQMDRQVGDFSGGWRMRLNLAQALMCPSDLLLLDEPTNHLDLDAILWLEDHLKSYPGTLLLISHDRDFLDAVVDHVAHVEQKKITLYRGGYSAFERARAERLAQQQQAYEKQQAQRAHMEKFITRFKAQATKAKQAQSRIKALERMEELSAAHVDSPFDFTFRESSKISSPLLDLSEASLGYGDKTVLQKVKLQLTPGARIGLLGPNGAGKSTLIKNLAGELEPLSGRMVRGENTVVGYFAQHQLDSLDAKASPLLHLQRIAPTEREQTLRDFLGGFDFRGARLDEPVLNFSGGEKARLALALIAWERPNLLLLDEPTNHLDLEMRLALTMALQEFSGAVLVVSHDRHLLKSTTDNFMLVADGVVQEFDGDLDDYARWLVDYRLRNAPVSNTPVNADKTDKKAQRQQAAALRQQLAPHKREAEKLEKELGTLHEKLAKIESALGDSAIYEAANKDKLRDLLADQAKLKTRESELEEAWMEALELLESMQAELEALS; from the coding sequence ATGATCAGACTTCAAAGCCTTACCTTACAGCGTGGTCCGCAACGTCTGCTAGAAGACGCCGAGCTGACTCTGCACGCCGGCCAGAAAGCCGGCCTCATCGGCGCGAATGGCGCCGGCAAATCCAGCCTGTTCGCGTTGCTGCGGGGTGAACTGTCCCCCGACAACGGCGATTGCTCGCTGCCTGCCGACTGGCGTATCGCGCACATGCGTCAGGAGGTCGACACGCTCGATCGCCTGGCCGTGGATTACGTCCTTGACGGCGACCTGCGTCTGCGCCAGGTGCAGCGTGATCTGGGCGCTGCCGAAGCCGCTCACGACGGGGCCGCTCAGGCGCGTCTGCACTCGGAGCTCGACAGCGCCGATGGCTACACGGCGGATGCTCGGGCACGCAAGCTACTGGCGGGTCTGGGGTTCACCAATGAGCAAATGGACCGGCAGGTCGGCGACTTCTCCGGTGGCTGGCGTATGCGTCTGAACCTGGCGCAGGCCCTGATGTGCCCATCGGACCTGTTGCTGCTCGACGAACCGACCAACCACCTGGACCTCGACGCCATTCTTTGGCTTGAAGACCATTTGAAGAGCTATCCGGGCACGTTGCTGCTGATCTCCCACGACCGGGATTTTCTCGACGCGGTGGTCGATCATGTCGCCCACGTCGAGCAGAAAAAGATCACGCTTTATCGCGGCGGCTACAGCGCCTTCGAGCGCGCTCGTGCCGAACGCCTCGCCCAGCAACAGCAGGCGTACGAGAAGCAGCAGGCACAGCGCGCGCACATGGAGAAATTCATCACGCGCTTCAAGGCTCAGGCCACCAAGGCCAAGCAGGCGCAGAGCCGGATCAAGGCCCTTGAGCGCATGGAAGAACTGTCGGCGGCGCACGTCGATTCGCCGTTTGATTTCACCTTCCGCGAATCCAGCAAGATCTCCAGCCCTTTGCTGGATCTGTCTGAAGCCAGCCTGGGCTACGGCGACAAGACGGTTTTGCAGAAGGTCAAACTTCAGCTCACCCCCGGTGCGCGGATCGGCTTGCTCGGCCCCAACGGCGCCGGTAAGTCCACGCTGATCAAAAACCTGGCGGGCGAACTCGAGCCGTTGAGCGGGCGCATGGTGCGTGGCGAAAACACCGTCGTCGGTTACTTTGCTCAGCACCAGCTGGATTCGCTCGATGCCAAGGCCAGCCCGCTGCTGCATTTGCAGCGGATCGCCCCCACGGAGCGTGAGCAGACCCTGCGCGACTTCCTCGGCGGCTTTGACTTCCGCGGCGCTCGACTGGACGAGCCGGTGCTGAATTTCTCGGGCGGCGAGAAAGCCCGTCTGGCGCTGGCGTTGATTGCATGGGAAAGGCCAAACCTGTTGCTGCTCGACGAACCGACCAACCACCTGGACCTGGAAATGCGTCTGGCGTTGACCATGGCGCTGCAAGAGTTCAGCGGCGCGGTATTGGTGGTCTCTCACGATCGTCATCTGCTCAAGAGCACCACCGACAACTTCATGCTGGTCGCCGATGGCGTCGTGCAGGAGTTCGATGGCGACCTGGATGACTACGCGCGCTGGCTGGTGGATTACCGCCTGCGTAATGCGCCGGTCAGCAACACGCCGGTGAATGCCGACAAGACCGACAAAAAAGCCCAGCGTCAGCAGGCCGCTGCGTTGCGCCAGCAATTGGCCCCGCACAAGCGCGAAGCCGAGAAGCTGGAAAAAGAACTCGGCACCTTGCACGAGAAACTGGCGAAGATCGAATCAGCGCTGGGCGACAGCGCGATTTACGAGGCGGCCAACAAGGACAAGCTTCGTGACCTGCTGGCGGATCAGGCCAAGCTGAAAACCCGCGAGTCCGAGCTTGAAGAGGCGTGGATGGAGGCGCTCGAACTTCTGGAGTCGATGCAGGCCGAGCTGGAAGCGCTTTCCTGA
- a CDS encoding LysE family transporter: MSLETWLAFFAACWVISLSPGAGAIASMSSGLQYGFWRGYWNALGLQLALIVQIAIIAAGLGAVLATSALAFTLIKWFGVAYLVYLGVKQWRALPSDLSDDASIRPIGKPMALVARGFLVNISNPKALVFMLAILPQFIDTHLPLVPQYLTIAATMVSVDLIVMAGYTGLASKVLRLLKTPKQQRRMNRTFAGLFVSAAAFLATLHRA; this comes from the coding sequence ATGTCGCTCGAAACGTGGCTGGCGTTTTTCGCCGCTTGTTGGGTTATCAGTCTTTCTCCGGGCGCAGGCGCCATTGCGTCGATGTCCAGTGGTCTGCAGTATGGGTTCTGGCGCGGTTACTGGAACGCCCTCGGTCTGCAATTGGCGCTGATCGTTCAGATCGCGATCATCGCCGCAGGCCTGGGTGCCGTGCTCGCCACGTCGGCGCTGGCGTTCACGCTGATCAAATGGTTCGGCGTTGCCTACCTGGTGTATCTGGGTGTGAAGCAATGGCGGGCTTTGCCAAGCGATCTCTCTGACGACGCGAGCATTCGCCCGATCGGCAAACCAATGGCGCTGGTCGCGCGGGGTTTTCTGGTCAACATCAGCAACCCCAAGGCGCTGGTGTTCATGCTGGCGATCCTGCCGCAGTTCATCGATACCCATCTGCCACTGGTGCCGCAGTATCTGACCATTGCTGCGACCATGGTCAGCGTCGACCTGATCGTGATGGCGGGGTATACCGGACTGGCGTCCAAAGTGCTGCGTTTGCTCAAGACGCCGAAGCAGCAGCGACGCATGAATCGCACGTTTGCCGGGCTATTCGTCAGTGCGGCGGCGTTTCTGGCGACTTTGCATCGCGCGTGA
- a CDS encoding penicillin-binding protein activator LpoB, producing MRAWIGILGLLTAFGVQAAPKVAVSDMAYEQRVEEYIHTVSAQTSFQANAYSASGSASYNEYEARTSYIEQSELRKFSGDIKGEILKSGMFQLVQGTPYTANAKEDVYDVIKRIKNGHFKGADYVLFGTVSDIDFRQDVNEIANTNSHSAVLGLTLVGDFSLINTRTYEITSAFTAIGEGQDTRLVNGNDVRVSPNRGRVVREVSKSIGMDVARQLREQLRGEVEYSQEQPAPRNSLPRDEAPKILR from the coding sequence ATGCGTGCATGGATCGGCATTCTTGGCCTGCTCACTGCTTTCGGCGTCCAGGCCGCCCCCAAGGTCGCGGTATCGGACATGGCGTACGAACAGCGAGTGGAGGAGTACATCCACACGGTGTCGGCGCAGACCAGCTTTCAGGCCAACGCCTACAGCGCCAGCGGATCGGCCAGTTACAACGAATACGAAGCGCGCACGAGCTACATCGAGCAGAGCGAGCTGCGTAAATTCAGCGGCGACATCAAGGGCGAGATTCTCAAGTCCGGGATGTTTCAACTGGTGCAAGGCACGCCTTACACGGCCAACGCCAAAGAGGACGTGTACGACGTCATCAAGCGGATCAAGAACGGCCACTTCAAGGGTGCCGATTACGTGCTGTTCGGCACGGTGTCAGATATCGACTTCCGCCAGGACGTCAACGAGATCGCCAACACCAACAGTCACTCCGCCGTATTGGGCCTGACGCTGGTGGGGGATTTCAGTTTGATTAATACGCGGACCTACGAAATCACCTCGGCCTTCACCGCCATAGGGGAAGGTCAGGACACCAGGCTGGTCAACGGCAACGATGTCCGCGTCTCGCCCAATCGCGGCCGCGTGGTGCGTGAAGTGTCGAAATCGATCGGGATGGACGTCGCGCGTCAGTTGAGGGAGCAGTTGCGCGGTGAGGTGGAGTATTCGCAGGAACAGCCTGCACCACGCAACAGCCTGCCACGTGACGAGGCGCCGAAGATTTTGCGTTGA
- the lpoB gene encoding penicillin-binding protein activator LpoB, translating to MLSTFRLSLIAAVALLVTGCANNSPTLGSKNISYGDTKAVETVTNEFGSTDLQMIAESMTRSLAQSGTLQGRPVVQVYDVKNKTSEYIDTREITTSIKTQLMKSGTARFASDNTDMQSQVDQLKLQNQSGLYKPSTVSKTGNMVAAKYRLEGSISSIVKRSSDYKDVFYKFSLQLIDVESGIAEWMDEKEIRKTTER from the coding sequence ATGCTGTCCACCTTTCGTCTTTCGCTCATCGCTGCCGTCGCCCTGCTGGTCACCGGCTGCGCCAACAACTCGCCCACGCTGGGCAGCAAGAACATCAGTTACGGCGACACCAAGGCCGTTGAAACCGTGACCAACGAGTTCGGCTCTACCGACCTGCAGATGATCGCCGAAAGCATGACCCGCTCGCTTGCCCAGTCCGGCACGCTGCAAGGCCGTCCTGTGGTTCAGGTCTACGACGTCAAGAACAAGACCAGCGAGTACATCGACACACGCGAGATCACCACCTCGATCAAGACCCAGCTGATGAAGTCCGGCACGGCCCGTTTCGCCAGCGACAACACCGACATGCAGAGCCAGGTCGACCAGCTCAAGCTGCAAAATCAGAGCGGCCTGTACAAGCCATCCACCGTCAGTAAAACCGGCAACATGGTTGCCGCCAAATACCGCCTTGAAGGCTCGATCAGCTCGATCGTCAAGCGCAGCAGCGACTATAAGGACGTTTTCTACAAGTTCAGCCTGCAGCTGATCGACGTGGAAAGCGGCATCGCCGAATGGATGGACGAAAAAGAAATCCGCAAGACCACGGAGCGCTAA